In Phreatobacter cathodiphilus, the genomic window GGCGTGCCGCACTCGCCGCAGAAGCCGCGGCGCACGACGCTCGAGCTCTGAAAATGCTTTGGTGCCCCGCGGGTCCAGGTGAGGCCATGGGCGCTGGCGAGAGGCGCGAAATAGCTGCCAAAGGCCTTCTGGCACATGCGGCAATGGCAGATCGACGCGCGCCCGAGGCTTTCGCAGGAAAAGCGCACGGCGCCGCACTGGCATCCGCCGGTGAAGGGTGAGGTCATGAGCAAGCACTCCCTGAACAGCCCGGCATCGATGAAGTGCGTCCTTCGAGGCTCGCTGGCGCTCGCACCTCAGGATGAGGAGGGCGGTGTGTGACACGCGACGCAAGGCAGCGTCGGCGCCGCGCCGGGCCGCTATCCGGGCCACCGTTGTGTAGGTCACAAACGCCCCTCATCCTGAGGCGCGAGGCGACAGCCGAGCCTCGAAGGACGCACTTGGCCGGTGCAGCCATCGAAGCCTCTCCCATCTGGTCGTCGGCCTTCGACACCCGGTCGATCCACTGCCCGTCACCCCCGGCGAGCCCGAAGGGCGAGGGAAGGGGGTCCAGGTGTCGTAGGGCGGGGCCGCCCGGCGCGCCGGGTTTGATCCGCCAGAAACAATGGCTCTGGCCCCTGGACCCCCTTCCCTCGGCGCTGGCGCGCCTCGCCGGGGGTGACGGGTGCTGCCTCATCGGGACGCTCACCGCATCACCTCCCAGGTCGTCACCGGCTCGCCGGTGGCCGGGTCCTTGCCGTCCTTGAGCTGGATGCCCATGGCCGCGAGCTCGTCGCGGATGCGGTCGCTTTCGGCGAAATTTTTCGCCTTGCGGGCAGCGAGGCGGGCGGCGATGAGGTCGTCGATGCGGGCTGTATCCTTCATGTCGGATTCCGTATCGGCATCGGCCGACAGCTCACCCGCCCGCGTCTCATCGAAGCCCATCAGCGCCAGTGCAGCTTTCAGCCCGGCGTGATCGCCCCGCTTGTCGAGGGCGTGCAATTCCGCGATGGCCTTCGCCGTGTTGAGGTCGTCGCCGATCGCCCCGAGGACCGCCTCGGGCACCGGTCCGGCGGCGATGCCAGCCGTCGTCCGATACCATCCCTCCAGCGTCTTCCAGCTCTCCTCCATGGCCCTGACCGTCCAGTCGATGGGCTGCCGGTAGTGCGTCTTCAGCATGGTCAGGCGCAGCACCTCGCCCGGCCAGGCCTTGCCCTGCCAGCCGTCGAGAAGCTCCTGGATCGTCACGAAATTCCCCAGACTCTTGGACATCTTCTCGCCCTCGACCTGCAGGAAGCCGTTGTGCATCCAGACGTTCGCCATCACCTGGTGGCCGAAGGCGCAGGTGGTCTGCGCCACCTCGTTCTCGTGGTGGGGGAAGACGAGGTCGATGCCGCCGCCATGAATATCGAAGGTCTCGCCGAGATGCTTCCAGCTCATGGCAGAGCACTCGATGTGCCAGCCGGGGCGCCCGGCTTGCGCGATGCCGCACGGGCTCTCCCAGCCCGGCTCGTGCGCCTCGTGCGAGGGCTTCCACAGCACGAAGTCCATCTCGGAGCGCTTGTAGGGCGCGACGTCGACGCGCGCGCCGGCGATCATGTCGTCCAGCGGCCGCTTCGACAGCCCGCCGTAACCCGGCATGGACGGCACCGAGAACAGCACGTGGTCCTCGGCCACATAGGCGTGGCCGGCCGCCACCAGCTTCTCGCAGAGCGCCTTCATTTCCGCGATATGCTCGGTCGCCCGCGGCTCGACCGTCGGCCTGAGGCAGCCGAGCGCGTCCGCCGCCGCGTGGAAGCGGGCGGCGGTGCCCTCCGTCAGCGCGCGGATGGTGACGCCGCGCTCATGGGCGCGCTTGTTGATCTTGTCGTCGAGGTCCGTGATGTTGCGCGCATAGGTGACGTGGGCCTCGCCGTAGACGTGGCGCAGCAGCCGGAACAGGAGGTCGAAGACGATCACCGGCCGGGCATTGCCGATATGGGCGTCGTCATAGACGGTCGGGCCGCAGACATACATGCGCACGTTCGTCGGATCGATCGGGACGAAAACGTCCTTCGACCGCGTCAGCGTGTTGTAGAGCCTGATCGCCATAGCCGTCTCCGCACGACCGCATCCGCCGCTGGCCGGGTGCGTTGTCTTTTGCGCTCGGGGATTATGGCAAAGAACGGCGACCGGCCAGCGAAGACGCTCAGCCGCAAATAATCCCGATGAGGATGATCGAACCGTTCATGCGGCAGAGATAGCGCAGAACGGGACACCGCCGTCAAGCATCACCCTTCGACCGAACATGACACGCGCCCGGTGATGCGGCGGCTGCGGAACTCGCCGTTCACCGTTTCGCCGATGCTCAGCACGTAGCGGCCGCGCCAGGTCTCGGCGTCGGCATTGCCGCGGGCCTCCACCGTGAGGTCGATGGTGCCGTGCGGCTCACCCTCGCGCTCGAAATGGACGTGCATCTTCAGGTCGCGCGCGTCGAACCAGCTCTGGGTCAGGTGGTCCTTGGTGAAGGTCACCTTCCGGAAGTCGGCGGCGGCGTTGGCGATGCGCAGCTCCAGCTCGCCCGCGAACTGGTAGAAGGCGCCACCGGTCGACCGGCCGATCGGGCTTCCGATGGTGAATTTCGCCGAGCGGTCCTCGGCCTCGCAGGAAATGCCGCCGCTGGCGTGGGCGGGGGTCAGCGACAGGAGGGCGAGGGCGGCGAGAGCGGCAAGGCGGCGCGACATGGAGGGCTCCGGCAGGTGGGCTGACATCGTCGCCCGACCTTGTGCCGCAGCCGCCTTTCCGTCCGGCGGCGTCCAGCCTGCCGTTACGGAAACGCAGGAAACGCGCCGTCGCCT contains:
- the cysS gene encoding cysteine--tRNA ligase produces the protein MAIRLYNTLTRSKDVFVPIDPTNVRMYVCGPTVYDDAHIGNARPVIVFDLLFRLLRHVYGEAHVTYARNITDLDDKINKRAHERGVTIRALTEGTAARFHAAADALGCLRPTVEPRATEHIAEMKALCEKLVAAGHAYVAEDHVLFSVPSMPGYGGLSKRPLDDMIAGARVDVAPYKRSEMDFVLWKPSHEAHEPGWESPCGIAQAGRPGWHIECSAMSWKHLGETFDIHGGGIDLVFPHHENEVAQTTCAFGHQVMANVWMHNGFLQVEGEKMSKSLGNFVTIQELLDGWQGKAWPGEVLRLTMLKTHYRQPIDWTVRAMEESWKTLEGWYRTTAGIAAGPVPEAVLGAIGDDLNTAKAIAELHALDKRGDHAGLKAALALMGFDETRAGELSADADTESDMKDTARIDDLIAARLAARKAKNFAESDRIRDELAAMGIQLKDGKDPATGEPVTTWEVMR